GTCTGACTAACATACTTTTCCTTCCTGAAAATGCAATATTCATTCAAGTTGTCCCTTATGGTGGAATGCAAGTGGATTGGCTTGCCAAAAATGATTTTGCAAAGCCATCAGAGGATATGAATATAAAGTATTTGGAATATAAAATAAGGTTGGAAGAAAGCAGTCTTATACAACAATATCCATTAGAGCATATGATTATAAAGGATCCCTCATCAATTGTAAAACAAGGATGGGAAGCCTTTAGATCAGtttattttgacaaacaaaatataaagcTTGATGTTAATAGGTTTAGGCCAATATTGCAAAAAGCTCTTGAGTTATTGCATCAATAGGATATGATTTTTGACGTAATTAGTTGGATTCTTTAGGTTGTCATGGTTATAATCAGACCAGATCTctgtaatttatttatgtttttataagTAGCATACAGAGTATTTGTGTTTCTACTGATGGACTTTTAGGCATGGTTTTGGGCCATCTTGCAAATAACAAACAGTTTAGGTTactgtgttttttattttttatattgaaacaTTTAGGTTACTGTGTTTGATTCTAGTCTATGAACACCAACGGCAGAACTACATGATTCCAATGGCAAAACTTTAGACGGTTACGGTGAAGGTAGAACTCAGATACGGTGTGAATCACGGTGGAGAGAAGTATATGATCAAGAGAGAATGAAATAAAAGTGAATGAATTGTGTATATTGGCACCAAAGTCAGGCTTATATAGAAGGAGCGTGTGAGATATGAATTTGTTGCAGGTGACCTACGGTAGCTACTATGTCCGTTACAATTGGCATGTAGGAGAAGCCTCCGCGAAGTAGTGGTACCGGGCTGGATCTGGAGTGTTTGGGTTGTGTGCATCTTGGCCTAGTCCGAAACAGATCGTAGTAATACTAGTaaactaaattattatttttttgacatagtAAACTATAGAAAATTAGCTAGAATAAGGTatgatattattgtttttgaaaaagtCAATGTTAATTGTTAGTTTTTGGGGAGGATGAGAATCGAATCACAGAACTCTTCATCTCTACTCCCTCAGCCACCAAGCCCCAAAATAAGGTATGATGTTGATATGTATTCAACATTCAATCATATGAATCATCTTCAACCATTTCTCATGTTCCTTATCATCATGGAGCGATCTCAACCATTCAttcatcaattattattattattattattattattattattattattattgattgtATGGGATAAATCGAGACACGAGCAACTGAGATTGCAGCaacaccatttttttttcaccttatctagtggctagaaattccaccttaaaagTGGATAAGTGAAGTGTTCAAGATTCGAACTTCagttcttatatatatatatatatatatatatatatatatatatatataatgtgatgtcctGCCAATTGAACTAAATTCAGCGAGACTACAACAAACACCATTCTCCTCCTAGAGGAGAGTACAGTAAAACTGGAGTACCAAGAAATTCTAAATAaggaaagtaaaataaaataaatggaaactttaaatttaaaatgcaaGACCAAACCAAACCCTACAAATCGGTAGAAAGAGCGAACGAATGAATAGTGAGCGAGCGAGCGCCTAGAAAAAGCAAGAAAGAACCATCCCAAACTGCAAAACCTTCAATATTTCTTGACTCAATCATTCAATGGCGACTCCACAAATCCGTTCCTCCAAAACCGAATCATACACAGACAACAAGCGCAAGGATGACGTCCGTCAATCCAACATCATCGCTGCACGTTCCGTCGCCAACGCCGTCCGCACAAGTCTCGGTCCCAAAGGTATGGACAAAATGATTTCCAATTCTAACAACGAAGTCATCATCACCAACGACGGCGCAACCATTCTCCACAAGAtgcaagtccttcaacctgctGCCAAAATGCTCGTtgaactttccaaatctcaagACTCCGCCGCCGGTGATGGTACAACCACTGTCGTTATTATTGCTGGCTCTCTCCTTGAAAAATGTCTCCTCCTCCTCTCCCACGGTATTCACCCTACCGTTATCTCCGATTCACTCCACAAAGCCTCCGTTAAAGCCGTTGACATCCTCACCGCCATGGCAGTTCCCGTTGAACTCTCCGACCGCGATTCTCTTGTCAAATCCGCTAGTACTTCACTCAACAGCAAGGTCGTTAGTCAGTACTCCTCTCTCCTTGCTCCCATCGCCGTCGATTCAGTTCTCTCTGTTGTGGACCCAGAAAAACCCTACATGGTTGATCTCCGCGATGTTAAGATCGTGAAGAAACTAGGTGGAACCGTTGATGACACGGAGCTTGTGAAGGGTTTGGTATtcgataagaaagttagccatGCCGCTGGTGGACCTACCCGGATGGAGAATGCAAAGATTGCTGTGATTCAGTTCCAGATTTCACCTCCCAAGACTGATATTGAACAGAGCATTGTTGTGAGTGATTATTCTCAGATGGATAGGATTTTGAAGGAAGAGAGAAGTTATATTTTGGGTATGATTAAGAAGATTAAAGCAACTGGTTGTAATGTGTTGTTGATTCAGAAGAGTATTTTGAGAGATGCTGTTACTGATTTGTCTTTACATTACCTTGCTAAAGCTAAGATTTTGGTGATTAAAGATGTTGAGCGAGATGAGATTGAGTTCATTACCAAGACTCTTAATTGTTTGCCTATTGCCAATATTGAGCATTTTCGTGTTGAGAAGTTGGGTTATGCTGATCTTGTGGAGGAGCTTTCTCTTGGGGATGGGAAGATTGTGAAGATTTCGGGTATTAAGGATATGGGAAAGACCACAACTGTGCTTGTTCGTGGATCTAATTTGCTTGTGCTTGATGAAGCTGAGAGGAGTTTGCATGATGCTTTGTGTGTTGTTAGGTGTTTGGTTGCTAAGAGGTTTTTGATTGCCGGTGGTGGTGCACCAGAGATAGAGTTGTCGAGGCAATTGGGTGCTTGGGCAAAGGTGTTGCATGGAATGGAGGGTTACTGCATTCGAGCATTTGCTGAGGCGCTTGAAGTCATTCCTTATACTTTGGCTGAGAATGCTGGTTTGAATCCGATTGCAATTGTTACTGAGCTGAGGAATCGTCATGCACAGGGTGAGATAAATGCTGGAATTAATGTGAGGAAAGGTCAAATTACAAATATCTTGGAGGAGAATGTTGTGCAGCCATTGCTTGTAAGCACGAGCGCTATCACCTTGGCAACAGAGTGTGTGCGGATGATTTTGAAGATTGATGATATTGTCACTGTGAGGTAGAGTTTAATGGACATCGACAAGAATTTGGAGAAAACTGAATCATCATATATCTTTCGTACGTTAATTTTAAGTTGGTAGTATATGTCTCTTTAATGAATTTGGTTAATCGATTTTGACTCTGTGGCTGCTgtttttatttacaaatttgAATGCTcttgtgaattgtgatactaGCTGCAGTCTTCCGAATCACTTCTTTATGTGTATTGTGAATTTATCACTAGCTGGTTATTTGTCTGACCATCATGGCTATTGATTACTTGATAATGTTCATGTCATTACCCTCCCTAATGGAATTGAATGAGTGCTTCTTGGAGTTGTATGGGTGAAGTATGCTCTTAGGGTGTTAGTGGAAGCATGACAAGACATGAAAATGGAagctatattattattatgttccATGGAaatgatttaatattttatataattggaATTTGTGGTTGATCTGAAAGCAATTGTGTTCCTCTCCTTTAGTTATACATGCCAGTTTGTAACATACTAGTAAGCAGTGTGACACTTATAGCAATGGAGCAAATTCAATCTTGTAAACAATTATAGCATTTGTTAAATAGGTTAGAATAGGATATGGGGTTTGTTTTATGTTTGGTTCATGTTGTGATAGGTCTATTAATAATGTCTATAGAATAATGGGCAAAGGAGGTGAAAAATATAATAGACGGGATTAGGCCAAAGTTCAAACTAGTTTTTGGAAACCAGAATTGTACCATTATAgcttataataaataattgaacCTTCATGATAAAGCAAGGTAAAATTTGTTCTCAATTGAATTAGGTGCTGAGAGATTCTTGTGGACAGGGAATGGTAGAGTAGAATGTACAGTAGCTAGTGCATATTAATTACTATATCCTGATGTTGAATATGATGAATCTGCAAAACCTGATATGGAAAAATGTTTTgaagcttgatttttttttcatcaaagaaTTAGGTGCTTCATTTGGTTAGTGTGTAATGGTAGATTGCTAACAAATCAATTGAAGCATCATATGTGATTGAGTGAGCCTCATTGCAACAGATGTGTTTAGTGTTAATTTACAGCAACGGATTGAGCTCAACATTAACTGCACTTTTAAAGATGATAGCAAGATTAAGTGGAATGTTCTTTGAGGTCTTCAATTCACCTCCAGCTTTAAGCTTCAATTGGTTCTTTAGGTTTGAGGTCTGCCgatttaaatgaatgaatatagttgttttttttttttcgccaaaaaatattagaaacCTAATTAGAAAATACTCTCTCtggttttatatataagaaaattttattttttagattcattgtagaaTCAATGTATCTAGGTTATAATATAGTATAGATACATCAATTctataataaatctaaaaagtaaaatttttcttatatataggaccggagggagtataagtaCGTGGCAATTATCGGTATAGACCAAAGTTGCAATAATTTGGGGGCGAGTAAAGCTTACATAACAGTATTTCAAGGGTcaagtcttaaaaaaaataattaacaaaagtTAATATAGTACTGgaggtagtagtagtagtgagTTTACCGTCGCGAACCATTAAGCGACATTGAAAACTTCAAAGCTCTAACTTTACCATGCTAGAAGAAACCATAAGAGTCAAGTCAAGCGTTTGCAATATCAAGCACCACGGAGAGGCCATTGTGCACCCCATGTGAAGACCATTGTGTGTTTCTTTGTTGGTCCTTACACAATCATATGTTCCTCCTTTGTTATAACACATTATCACGTTCAGAACACATTTGGAACATGAGAAAATTGGGTGAAATGCGTATCTAAACAGACGATAAGGTATGTAATTTCAAATATATGTGGGTATGTTtctttaaataataataaaatcttatataatttattttatttatttatagtccACCTATGCTATGGATTAAAACTTGAAACATAAGATATGATAAGCTTACTAGGAGATGTCTACGCTTAATacactcaaaatataagcaaaattgagtcaaaaaaacttgatgtattttgttaaagatttaaatcaaatacatttacttttgttgaccattttttgcttatattttgggatagaGGGAGTAcatcttaattttaattttttcgtaAATTGaaacatgaaataaaataagtgtTATTTTGTCACGTACATTTAGTTACAACAAGgatgaaaatttcaaaaggattttttattttctcgtCATATGTGACGTAAAAAGAAAagtataacttttttttggatACCAAAAGGAATAtactaacattttttaaataaatagtagTTCTCAACTCTCTTCAATGCATAAATCAAGAGTTGTAACCTGGAACTCGTCAAGCGTTGcaaaaaaaccctaaaactcGTCAAGCGTTGcaaaaaaaccctaaaactcGTCACTGAGACAAATAAGATCACTCTAGATTTATTTATCCTGTCGCTGACAATTTAGGGTTTGTTTATTCCCCAATCAGTAAAGTGAGCTCTCGTGCAGttgaacaaaatatatttttcatcaataatCTTGATTCA
This portion of the Trifolium pratense cultivar HEN17-A07 linkage group LG3, ARS_RC_1.1, whole genome shotgun sequence genome encodes:
- the LOC123918392 gene encoding T-complex protein 1 subunit delta-like, with translation MATPQIRSSKTESYTDNKRKDDVRQSNIIAARSVANAVRTSLGPKGMDKMISNSNNEVIITNDGATILHKMQVLQPAAKMLVELSKSQDSAAGDGTTTVVIIAGSLLEKCLLLLSHGIHPTVISDSLHKASVKAVDILTAMAVPVELSDRDSLVKSASTSLNSKVVSQYSSLLAPIAVDSVLSVVDPEKPYMVDLRDVKIVKKLGGTVDDTELVKGLVFDKKVSHAAGGPTRMENAKIAVIQFQISPPKTDIEQSIVVSDYSQMDRILKEERSYILGMIKKIKATGCNVLLIQKSILRDAVTDLSLHYLAKAKILVIKDVERDEIEFITKTLNCLPIANIEHFRVEKLGYADLVEELSLGDGKIVKISGIKDMGKTTTVLVRGSNLLVLDEAERSLHDALCVVRCLVAKRFLIAGGGAPEIELSRQLGAWAKVLHGMEGYCIRAFAEALEVIPYTLAENAGLNPIAIVTELRNRHAQGEINAGINVRKGQITNILEENVVQPLLVSTSAITLATECVRMILKIDDIVTVR